The window AAAGGTAACCAATGACGTGAATATCagccatgaaagcctacattgtattgtCAGTTGTTACATTTTTGCTATGGTACGTTTGGTCATTCAGTCATGTCCAGAGTCTTAAAAGTAAAGTAGGCCATCGTAAATAAGCGTAGACTACTGTAGATTTCCTAGTAGTTTTATTCAGTTAAGATTCTAActgcgttacctgtacgttaggtgggTTGCATACCTAcctggcgttacctcatttcgatcgctttgtttgtgaGTGTGATCAGTGTCTTATTAGATTCGCGTAGAAACCGGAAACTGTGAACTGTTTAGAAACTGAGAGAAGATATGTAAACGGCCACATGGTTACGTGGCCGTTTATATAACCTCTCTCAGTTTCTAAACTGTGTCTTGTTCAACATATTAATCCTCCAGTCTCTTACATAAAAATGAacattatttatagcaaaactgaaactgccAATGTTTAATCCAGGTATTTTTCGAAAAGTGATGACTCGTAATGGGAAATAGAGGGatagtgaagaaaaaaaaacaaggaatgTTGTAGTAAAAAACACAGATTTATAACGTAGCGTTAGAAAacgctgttgtttttgttgtggtgttcagtccagagactggtttgatgcagctctcctgctactctatcctctgcaagctgcttcatctcccagtacctactgcagtccacatccttttcaatctgattagtgtattcatctcttggtctccctctacgatttttaccctccacactgccctccaatactaaattggtgatccgttgatgcctcagatcatgtcctaccaacagatcccttcttctagtcaagttgtaccacaaactcctccccaattctattcaatacctccttattagttatgtgatatacccatctaatcttcagcattcttctgtagcaccacatttcgaaagcttctattctcttatcgtccaaactatttatcgtccatgtttcaattccatacatggctacactccatacaaatagtttcagaaaagacttcggtaattttcacatctgtcaacacctgctatttcgtcaaaaaaggaaaaaattaaaaacgacACAAAACATAAACATGTTGAATATAGCTTCAGTACTTCGTCGTGTTTGTATAAAACATCCTTGTGTTATTGCTAAACAAGTTTTGCACATATAATAATAGAATGAAATACTAGCCTTTGACCTTGTtgaagttatgtgatatacccatctaatcttcagcattcttctgtagcaccacatttcgaaagcttctattctcttatcgtccaaactatttatcgtccatgtttcaattccatacatggctacactccatacaaataatttcagaaaagacttcggtaattttcacatctgtcaacacctgctatttcgtcaaaaaagggaaaaattaaaaatgacgcaTAACATAAACATGTTGAATATAGCTTCAGTACTTCGTCGTGTTTGTATAAAACATCCTTGTGTTATTGCTAAACAAGTTTTGCACATATAATAATAGAATGAAATACTAGCCTTTGACCTTGATGAAGAACGgcttattgagtacaaaataataacaattgTTACATAAATCTTTTATATTTGTGCATGTTAACTGTACTTGCATCGAAAGTAATTGCTTTAGTTACACAAGTGCGCAGAAGTTACGTGAtctatgcaatttatattttgtaagggtaTAAAATACATAGTCGACTAACGCTGAACGAAGTACAGTTGTAAATGTGCgcaaagcaaacaaacaaaaaaaacaaacagAAGTCGTCCGCTTCAAgtttctctcacacattcatttgtgtttcttttctgcCAGTGCTACGAATACTACGgtgatcctaccatttactacgtcatttattttatttaataaaattgcagccaaatagccatatacagttactttgcttaacatcttacatttacatttacatttttgcacattcatttatcgagtttactcttttactgcacagttctatgtgatgtGGTTCACAGGCTTCGTTgcacagttcacacacacacatgttgtggttgggtcgtAATATTTACAtattgtaccaaaactaccgaagcgCAGagttggtagagcgcaactctagtcATTTGCAGCGAAATTACGTCTAGCCGTGGAAACGCTAATGTAACCCGGCAGTTGTCGTAGACAGTCGAACGTCGCTCCGCCTCGTAGGCGTGTACGAGCCGCTGAAGCGCGACCCATATTGAACGCGAGCGTCGCAGGGCGCATGCGCAACACGATACCAGCGCCACGCCGTAAACACGGCCACAAAGCGAAATCACTgtctctgccgccgccgccgcgtccTTTTGTCAGCAGCTTAGTCATTCGCCGCCTCTGCTCTTCTCGTCCCGCCTGTGTCATTCGCTACGCAACTTTTTCCGCGATTGTCCTGCTTTCGGGAATTGACGACCCCTTTTGTGCTCTTTTCCCTTTCGTTGCTGATCCCGCCGTGGAACGCTCGCCCCGTCTTCTGTGGCTGCAAACACCGATCTCTACACAGGATCGTTCCATCAAGGACACTATATCGGAGCTCTCTGCCTCTACAGCACGTTCACTCACTTTATAGGGCCGTATCCCTCTGATCTCCCCGGTAAATCCATTTATATTTTACTCGGCCTGCCTGTTCGTGATGTACTGCTAATATCAACCAAAATCCTTACAGTGTTTTGCCTCTATTATTTCCTTAATGATAAGCTACGTCTGTTTatcttttcagatttctctgccGACGGAATGCATTTGTCTTCATCCTATGTGTTATCCACATTTAGCTCATATATGGCTATATGACATCTGTTTGTCATCGTATTTTCTACGtggactttttttccattttcaagagctcaagagtagaattaaagctaatggtgaaaggataccaatgataagatttgctcatATCATTTCTACACTCACTGAAAGCACCGAAGAGTTACAGGACTTCACCTGAGCCAGGGTAGTGAATCATTTCTTCCCCCAACGGTCCTCTTTGAAAGTTACAGCTACTGCCAACGATGGGCATGGAATGAACAGTGCGGAGTTTGTCACCAAGTACAGGCGCCCCGCAAGTGGTAGCACGAAAGGGATGGAACAGTATGGTGAGTCATTTACGTGGGATGTATCTTTAGCGGATTATTTCAGATAATTGGGTACGTTTTAACTGGCAATGTATTTAAGTGTATAAAACAGAGAATTGTGATCATCGTGCGTGTAAGAGCGACTGAGATTTGATAATAAATTCCAACAGTGTCGTTAAACGTAAACTGTAGTTGTCGGAAGCCAAGACGACCAGTGGGTGTAAATTCTGCTAGCAATTAATAAGTCTACTTCCCaaaaattcattaaataataataacagttattaATAGACTGCTTACAAGCGACTTATTGCGACAAGACTGTTCTTCAGCgaaaaagcaataaataaaaacagaaaacagggTAAATAgctaaaattcttttaaattaaaaatagtgcGACATTCATGACACACCTTTCATTGGATTCATCTGTGCCAGATCACAGTGCGACCATGCAAGCCGAGTGGACAATCACTCAACATGAAGTCCACCTCGTGCAGCCAATATCGGACCAGTAATTCACAAGCAGCCGAAGAGGAGCAATACCCAAGATACCTAGCCAGTAACTAAGCTTCACACCGAGCTACGTTCTCAAATTCGACAAAAAGTAAGTGTCGCTCTAAGCAAAGCACTTTTGGTGTAGTTGCAGCTAGCATTGCTACATTACACATAGAACTTGTTAATGGGGAAGCCGAGCTAGAAACTGTTATCAGTCGCAGTATCAGGGATTTGGATGTTTCAACGTGATATATTCTGTGTAACGTAATTTGGTTTTGGTAGTGTTGAAATTTTATAATGGCTGACAATACCGAAGAGGAAAGCGAAATTGCTGGTAAAAAAGACGATCAGTTGTGCGGGCTAGAGACCGACTTTGAAGACATTTCAAAGGGGTCAAGATTTacggaaaacagtagaacaagcgaGGAATCCTtgggagacatcttccaagaagagaACCGTAGTTCACTAGATCCGAGTATACACATGAAAACACTGGCAGTAAAGGAAGGAGAAGAGATAGAAAAAGGGGAAGCAGCGTCTGAGGCTGGAACGTGGAGACAAACGAACATGGAAATGATTTTAGAGGCGTTAAGGAAACAAGAAGAGCGATTAGCAAATAATCAAGAATGCATGTTCAAAGAATTAAAACAAGAATTAGTAGATGAATGGGCCACAACATTCAACAAGCTCGAGAAATATTTGGAAAACGTCGAGCTTACACACAAGCAAAAGCAAAAGGAGAGAGTTTCACAAGTAGAAATGCAAATAACAGCAAATACCATAGAACAGATTAAATTAAACACGCACATAAGTGACACGGGAAAACAGGTAGTGTTGAAATTTGTAATGGCTGACAAGTATGAGCTGTGCGAGTTGAAGACAGACAATAACGATCAACTGAAGGATTCTAGTATTTTGGAAAACAGTAGAACAGGCGAAGAAAACTTTCAAGTAGAGGATTGCAGTACGGCAGATCAACATGTACATAGGAAAAAGTTAGGAGTAAAGGAAGAAAAAGCTAAAGAAAGAGCGGGTGCGCCATGTGAGGCCGGTGAAGCAAGACAAACGGACATAGAAATGTTTTTAGACGCATTAAGAAAACAAGAAGAGCGACTAGAAAAAAATCAGGAACGCATTTTCAAGGAACTAAAACAAGAGTTAATAGATCAGTGGGGCGCCACGTGTAACAATCATGATAAATGTGTAGAAAAGGTCGAGCATATTACGCAAGAGCAAAACGAGAGACTTTCACAAGTAGTAACGCAAGTAACAGCAAATACCAAGGAGCAAATTAAATTAAACGCACACTTAAATGATATAGAGAAAAGGGTAGAAGAAATAGCATCAAAAATAGGGGAAACATGCAGAGCAAATGACGCCAAGGTAGAAAGACGGGAAAGTTCTCATGAAACAATAGAAAGCAAGACCAAGGAAATTATAGCAGCCAGTGAATACGAACAAAAGGAAGGACCtggacagagaaatgtaaacatagCAACAACATGCGATTCACAGATGGACTTTACGAAAAGTAGTCCACTCAACAAATTCAACCCGAAGGGGCGATTACACCCAGTCAAATTCATACAAAGTTTCAAAAGTATCATGCCCGATACGTGGCCTGAAGCACAAAAGATTTGTTACGTGTTGAATTTCTTAGAAGGAGAGGCAGCCACCTGGGGAGAACAACTAGAGAAGGATGGAGTGACTTATAAGGAATTTGAAGATGCCTTCCTCGCGAAGTACTGGTCGCGGAGCAAACAAAAAGGAATAATAAAATCAATTACTCATCGACCGTATAACAGTAAAGAGGATGGAAATTTTACGAACTTTCTCGACAAGGAACTAGAACAGAATCGGTATTTAGAAAATCCATTCGAGGAAAGCTTGGTTGTAAATTGGGTGATACGCCGCCTACCGTATCATGTTCGAAACAGACTGATAGGTACGATTATACTCTCGGCCGAACAGGCACGCGGAATATTAGTGCAAATGGATGAAGAAGGGATCTGGCAGGGAAGTAGTAGAGTCCACCATGCAAGGATCGATAATTGCCATGAAAATGGGTGCCAAGGAGAGCGATAAGAGTACAGACAAGCTGGTGACTGCCCGAAGTTTTGTGACAGCTGGAACAGTGAGAAATGGGAGACATGACCTGCTTAGCGCCTGGCGTGACGGCCTGGAAGCTTAAGACGTAATGAGAGGGGATACTTCACgccaaaaggagaagaagaagatgatgatgacgtgCATAGAATGGGGTACGAAAACAGCAGAGAGATATTCAGGAACCAGGAATACTTAGATTACTATCAGATCCGTAACTGATTCACAGGGGACAGACCTGCGTCAGCGAACATTTTGACAGAAGAACTCAACGAAGAAGAAAAGGAGTTCTGCAAGGAAAAGACATTTCGAATCTGAGATAGTTCCATCATTTATTGCACCTCAAATGTGTGGTACGGAACTTATCTAGTGTTGTGTTTAATGTATGCCATATTATCAGCAGTGTAGGTAAACCAATAAAAAAACCAAGTGGTGCTGGAGATTTCGATAGAGGGAAGGAAATATGAAGTGATGGCACGAGTGATAACTCACCAAAATATCGAATGCCACCTGTTCTGACTCGATGGATGAACACAAGGTGGAACTGGATTCCGTTGGAAATGAGGTGAGATTGTGGGACAGAGAAGAATCACACAACAACAGTTTCAAGGTAAAGCTTGTAAAAGATGACGTAGGTCATAAAACGCTGCTGCTTAACGTATGGAGAATTTAAAGACACAGAAGAAACAATAATAGAATGTGGACAATATTGTTATTAACAAAATAGTGCGAAAAGAATGATTTTATGAACAAGAAGTACAACGAAATGTAGGAGTGACGGAAAGATTGGGCCCAGAGGTAGCACAGTGGATGACGAACATGATAATGAAGAACAGTAAGGTTTTTCCTAATGAACTTGATGTTATAAAAGGACCACTGCATAAGATTAATTACAAATCCCACCAGCATTTTTACATGAAATTGTGTTGTACACCTCAAGCAGTTGAAATAGACCTAGGAAGAAAGTTGTCTTTAAGAATTATTGAAACATCACGCAGCTGATATGACAGCCCAATCTTTGTGGCAGCCAAAACGTTAAGATTGGTAACAGACGCATAGAAAACTAACCAGATATCCGAACCAGTAGGAGACCGACAAATTAATCTCCAAaatttgctacaaaatttaggagaGCAGAAATCTTTATCGCCTTCGTTATGACAGCAGTTTAGCACCACGTAAAATTAAGGGAAGCATCAAGACGCCACCCATCATTCCCGCATAATGATAAATGCCCCAAGTACCCCACGTTACATTCTGATTTGAATATTTTGACAGCAGTATTTGTCACATCTTTGGGTTACATGTTCGGTGCAGGAAAGATCTGAAAGAGTCGCAATTCATCCATATCCCAATTTGATAGGAAGGAGACAAAATTACTGGACCATACCACTACAGTTAAGTGGATAACATTAGATCTTAAATAACTGGATGCCACAAGCGAAGTTCTGAGACCGACATATAGTAAGCAGTTATGTGATTTTCTAAAACCTTTTGGTTTTAACTGCAGTTTTAACAGGTGATAAACAACCAAGCCCTACTTATCTTATTTAAAAAAGCCAAGTATTTTGGAACTCCCAGATGTGTCTCAAATTTTTTGTATGAGGTGTGGCAGCAGCAAATTTGGTCCTGGTGTGCATCTATATCAAGAAGAGGATGACACAGGAGGACACCGGAGAACAATAACTTTTACCAGCAAAAAAGAAATACTCCATTCCCAAAAAGAAAGCCTTAGCTGCATTACATGGATTTACCAAGTTTCGATGCTATGTGGGTCGCAGAAAAGCAAAAATGTTTGTAGACCAAATGGAATTAAGGTTTCTACCAGTATTGTGACACAATCGGCTAAACTGATGAACCTTAGTAAAACAGGAAGACGTATTCCAAACACAGTTTGAACTGGGTCGACAGTATACATTACCTGATGCATTGTCCCAGATGCTGCTCAGTGTGAAGAGAGAAGGTATAGTGTTCATAGAGAAGACCAGTGACCCTGTTAACACTTTGTGTAGTGTAGAATACGAGAGAAGCACAAGGTAGGTACTAAGAAACACCACGTGGTAGAAAATTGGTGAAGAGGAAGTATAAGTGTGCAGCAGAAGAACAGCCAAGGACCTGTaacctgaaacagttgtgcttcacGCAGGAGAATAGATCCAATCCAAAACGAGTGGAAGTTATGCATATCTGAACCCTAGGTGGACAAAGTGTGTGGTAAGCACTCGCTAGTAATGTGCATTTTGGGACACAAAAGTGTGCAGATACCTTGAGATTTATTCTATCTTGAACAACACGACCAAATATGAAAGGCAGGTTTTAATTATACAAGAGACTTGCCagaaagtccacagctcgtggtcgtgcggtagcgttctcgcttcccacgcccgggttcccgggttcgattcccggcggggtcagggatttcctctgcctcgtgatgactgggtgttgtgtgatgtccttaggttagttaggtttaagtagttctaagttccaggggactgatgaccatagatgttaagtcccatagtgctcagagccattttgaacctgccaGAAAACAAAGACAATGGCAGTCAAGTATGAAGGGGACATTCACACGGCCCTACAGAAGGAACCTAAGGAAAGAGCAGCAATCGAACATGTAGTGCAGTACACAGAGCAAGTATGTTCGACCCTACCCACTACAAAGAGCAGCCGCAAAGATGATTGTAGACAAACTGGAGAAGCATACTTTTAAGAACGTGTGCCTACTGAAAAtattaataactgataatggtttaCAGTTTGTCAATAAGGAGTGGAAGTCTGAACTGGAAAGAAATTTCATACAGTAGTTACTTGTCTCGAGGTACCGGACCATATAAAACACAGTGGAATGGGTGATGGAAAACGATTAAAATGTTTTGCAGAGTGTATTGTCAAACATATCAAAGGTATTGGTGCGTTTTTATTACGAAATCTGAAGAAAAAGTAATGTTCTTCACCATTCCACCAGCTGAGATGCTATTGGTAATGAACCCCATAACACAGTACGAGAAGTATTGCAGCAACCAGGTTGTCTTGGAGCGAATAAACTGAAGCAGCAGCAACAAACTAGTTGCGGAAGTGGAAAAATGCGACATAAGACCAAGTGGTAGATCCCGTTATCTGAAGAGTAAGTCATCTCGCctggaggaaaaagaaaaatgCCCCAAGTCAAAAAGCTGCAGTGAACAAAAGACTGTACAGAATAAAAGGATGGAGAATTCAAACACCGTAGGGGTTGGTGTATGTAAAAACGAACAAAAGCTGTGGAAGTGAACATATAGAAAGTATCAGAAAGATAGTTGAAAGAGAAGGAGGTTTTTCACATAAAAACAAGTAAACAAAAAGACAGAAGGTGACAGCAAACCTACGCACTTTATTTGCAGTGACGTCAAATGTGTTCCGAAGAACAAAGACACAAACTGTGTTATTGAATGAAAAGAATCAGAAGGAAAGTGGAAGACCAATTAACTCTTTTAGTGGTACGGTGGGATAACTAAGGCATAGTGATGTgttataaaactttatttattCAACGAATCCGAAGACAGTGACTTAACAGTGCTGAGTTCCCAATGTTGACAGTTTAGGCATGTAGCAATgctagttttgcaaaaaaaaaaaaagagattggaCTTGTCGTGATCTAGCAGTGCAATGAAAAAGAAAGTGCTTGGAGCCAAGACTAGGGTGATAAAAGATATTTACTGAaacttcaatttttaaaataaGTGGTACCTTTACAAGAGTTTAAGCTTCATAAACAACGGGTAGTAGGAAGCCATTGCATCTTACATTCTGTCAATATGTGTGAAAGTTCTAAGAAACTTCGAGTGACACATTTTCAATGTATGGGCCATGGCGGGGATGCGAGAGGGTCAGCCAGACATCGGAGTCAAATACCACAGCTGTTAGTGACGTCCATAGTGAAAATTGGGCCAACGTCCAGGTCTGTGGTCTTAGCTTCCTCAGACCACAACAGAAGCGACTGAAGGGTGTGTGGCGAACTGGCAGCAGCTGTTCTAGTGTACTTTCGGGACAGCTGCAAAAGTCTCCTACAAGGTAAATCAGATTCGGTGGAACGGTATGCAAGAGAGCAACCGTGCGACTTGATGTTTGCACGCACAGAGTGTAGGCTTCTTGTTAAGGCCGACACGAAAGAACCGAACATCAACACATGTGGGAGGCAGTCGCGTTCGTACTGCAGTGCTGCCTTCCCGCAGGACCAGTGGACAGCAAGGTGCAGTGAAGGCTTCGAGTCCAGCCCCTGTCCACAACACGTGTGCCTGCTCTACCACCCCAGGGCGAGTCAACAGGTGCGCTGCTGACACACCCCAAAACACACGACGATGCCGTAATAACATGTGAAAGACACACATCGTAGCTACTCACCAGTGAAGTTGATATCTTCATAGCCACCACAGTGAAAGTGTGGAGAAAAATATTGTGCAGAGCAGAGCatagtgtaaaataagttttgtttcattttatcatTCGATCTTGACTATGGTTCTCATAAATTTTCCGTTTATTACGTGATTGTAAGCTTCCTTCATAGCGGACtcatttaacatttttcttttaatgtGTATTGCGCTATTCTGAAACATAATACAGATGCCTATATGTTTTCAATATAGTTTAACGAGTTTTCAATATAGTTTAACCAGTTATATATGAGTAGCTGAAACAGACTGCTGGGAAAAAAGTTAATACACACTTTCAAAGGTTTGCAATTCACTCAAAATTTACTGTCGAAACATTGCATATGGAGttacgaaatgattacatttacagatcaattgcACAAGAGGTTCTTAGGTGCCTGGTATCGACCCATGATGGAAAACCTATAatagtatgtggtgtagcctctgATGGTGGTAATGTAGGCACTGACTCTGCTTTCCCGTCtatcgtacagatggtgaatactgtcctgggatatggtATGCACTGCCTGCTCGAACTATTCAGGTAgttttgtaagagttgttggttgacgagaagCATGAGTAACTTCGCGTCCCGTCATATCCCACACGTCCCCCGTTGGAGACAAGTTAGAAGATCGTGATGGCCAGCGAAGTTGTTCCACGTCTTGCATAGCactttgagtttcacgggcagtgtttgGGTGAGCTTTATCCTgttagaacaacacatcacctcCCTGTTGCAAGAACAACAGAAAAATGGGTCTAATAACATTCTGCATGTACTGCGTCCCCTCCGGAAGCACTCAAGGTGtttgagagttgtagcttatcgcatcctAGACTGCAAGGCCTGGAGTGGAGCCAGTGTGTTTAGAACGAATACACTCTACCAGGTCTACGTTGTATGCCCAAACGACCATTGCTTGCGTGCAGGCAGTAACAGCTTTCACTGATGAAGACCACGGTGCACCGTTCCATCTGCCAAGTGGTCCTCTGACGGCTGCGGACGAGCTCTTTACGCCGATGCTGTGGCGtcagtggaagatgggctagaagtGTTCTCggccatagtcccactgctaataattgGTTCACAACATTTCGTACCGACACGTCTGAGCTCACAAGCTGTGGTGTGATAGCTGCCCTTATAATTGGACGATCCTGACGGGCAAATATGCTGCGCGGGTGGCACAAACCTCGTCTACAAGTGTGAGAATGGTCACGTGACCACTGCAACCAGCATCGCTGCACAAGTGATGCAGCACGTCCAACTCGTGAGGCCATTGTCCGAAAGGGATATCCCAcctctcggaaggccacaatttgacgccTTTGAAACTAGCTCACTTGGTtgtaggaagcacaagtgcatCTGCGTGGCACGGTTGCCAGTTTTTTTTTCACACGTCTGTACCAAGCTGAGTCCTGTGTctgtgaacattccctattaaagggtagacatagatggcgctctggtagctttgCGATTACATTACGCTATCCGTTGGAGAACGACCAGGTAGCAGATGTCAGATTAAAATGGaaatcgtctttccaggtgtactaatattTCTTTTTCCTGCAGTTTGTTTTTAGTTATACATTCGACGTCGATACAAGTATTTAATATTATGAACAAACTAAAGACAGAAACACttgtttcaagattttaaacatggctgaaacagcaactgttgaaattcttcacggtaatcgatgacagccaaaacagttgcaggataaagatctgttaaaattcttgaccaaggtttagGTATGTATAAATATACCtttatcagaagtaaaaaatcaaaaattacatcctgcaatggagattaactATTGAGGACACCCTgggcacaattttttttattaatctccattgcaagaTGTAATTCTAGATTTTTTTACTTCTGGTGAAGGTATATTTATACATACCGAAACCttagtcaagaattttaataaatttttatcctgcaacttttttggctgtcatcatt is drawn from Schistocerca gregaria isolate iqSchGreg1 chromosome 3, iqSchGreg1.2, whole genome shotgun sequence and contains these coding sequences:
- the LOC126355705 gene encoding golgin subfamily A member 6-like protein 6, with the translated sequence MADNTEEESEIAGKKDDQLCGLETDFEDISKGSRFTENSRTSEESLGDIFQEENRSSLDPSIHMKTLAVKEGEEIEKGEAASEAGTWRQTNMEMILEALRKQEERLANNQECMFKELKQELVDEWATTFNKLEKYLENVELTHKQKQKERVSQVEMQITANTIEQIKLNTHISDTGKQVVLKFVMADKYELCELKTDNNDQLKDSSILENSRTGEENFQVEDCSTADQHVHRKKLGVKEEKAKERAGAPCEAGEARQTDIEMFLDALRKQEERLEKNQERIFKELKQELIDQWGATCNNHDKCVEKVEHITQEQNERLSQVVTQVTANTKEQIKLNAHLNDIEKRVEEIASKIGETCRANDAKVERRESSHETIESKTKEIIAASEYEQKEGPGQRNVNIATTCDSQMDFTKSSPLNKFNPKGRLHPVKFIQSFKSIMPDTWPEAQKICYVLNFLEGEAATWGEQLEKDGVTYKEFEDAFLANCKSLLQGKSDSVERYAREQPCDLMFARTECRLLVKADTKEPNINTCGRQSRSYCSAAFPQDQWTARCSEGFESSPCPQHVCLLYHPRASQQVRC